A genomic stretch from Hemicordylus capensis ecotype Gifberg chromosome 1, rHemCap1.1.pri, whole genome shotgun sequence includes:
- the LOC128340228 gene encoding uncharacterized protein LOC128340228 isoform X3 encodes MAAVSCLSKIKPPTDPELESAILHFAVRGLITVQAGNVHKQALHKLAADNLELMLRGFLSEAPTTQHLLSLLENSAELPSLGHNVPKLGICIMDSRRDVSRYAREGIYRLLEVLLHHKGQSSKEAGELWSRRWQQDERILAYLNTARVGEVFGEIFNKDQRRSFLRTTLWAIDHPLHRIKEAGLILLYSLLGKADALMGHEEEEIRRKIWCRLR; translated from the exons ATGGCTGCCGTCTCCTGCCTCAG CAAAATCAAGCCTCCAACTGACCCAGAACTAGAGTCTGCGATCCTGCACTTCGCTGTTCGTGGGCTCATAACAGTGCAAGCAGGAAATGTCCACAAACAG gcTCTGCACAAACTCGCAGCAGACAATCTGGAGCTGATGCTGAGGGGGTTTTTGTCAGAGGCCCCAACCACACAGCATCTCTTGTCCCTCCTGGAG AACTCTGCAGAACTCCCCAGTTTGGGCCACAATGTGCCCAAACTGGGAATCTGCATTATGGATTCCAGGAGGGATGTGAGCCGatacgccagggagggaatctaccGGCTCCTAGAGGTGCTTCTCCACCACAAAG GCCAGAGCAGCAAAGAAGCTGGGGAGCTGTGGAGCCGGAGATGGCAGCAGGATGAGAGAATTCTGGCCTATCTCAACAcagccagagttggggag GTTTTCGGGGAGATCTTTAACAAAGATCAGCGAAGATCCTTCCTGAGGACCACTCTTTGGGCCATTGATCATCCCCTCCACAGGATTAAAGAGGCTGGTCTGATTCTGCTGTACTCCCTCCTGGGCAAGGCCGATGCACTGATGGGGCATGAG GAGGAGGAAATCAGGAGGAAAATCTGGTGTCGTCTCCGctaa